One genomic region from Epinephelus moara isolate mb chromosome 8, YSFRI_EMoa_1.0, whole genome shotgun sequence encodes:
- the cdc14b gene encoding dual specificity protein phosphatase CDC14B isoform X2, protein MKRKSERRRAESRKKRCAAPNSSEAEPNSDIYTEITGMFKTVGKMTADDVSSRCIEFIKDQLYFAILKQKIKSTAERHCFCIDEELAYENFYADFGPLNLAMFYRFCCKLTKKLKSITLSRKKIIFYTCGDQKKQANAAYLIGSYAVMNLNMTPEEAYSLLVSRNSTYIPFRDASFGTCMYNLNILDCLRGVYKALQYGWLDFSKFDVEEYEHYERAENGDLNWIIPGKFLAFSGPHPKSKIENGYPLHAPEAYIPYFRNHNITTIIRLNKKMYDARRFTESGFEHHDLFFVDGSTPNDTIVRKFLNICENAEGAIAVHCKAGLGRTGTLIACYMMKHYCLSAAEAIAWIRICRPGSIIGPQQNFIEEKQNGLWAEGDVFREKMLNERENGKMAVTRILSGVDDITINGSNKNRTTKKEEMDLYNDDEERNGLTQGDKLRALKSKRQARSSSGSLSQEENKIHTRSSSQSLSRVILQASVQGCKASVNPLALSDQSDSRKRTRTSLPANGVGGSSLCHTRLVRSLGNLHVVAGDRDPMCWEPCGSHRDTASATANTGTLINLNMAQAHIQSLHTQS, encoded by the exons ATGAAACGCAAGAGCGAGAGGAGACGGGCAGAGTCGAGGAAAAAGCGCTGTGCAGCTCCCAACAGCTCAGAGGCGGAGCCTAACTCTGATATTTACACTGAGATAACAG GCATGTTCAAAACTGTGGGCAAGATGACCGCGGATGATGTTTCGTCAAGATGCATTGAGTTTATCAAGG atCAACTGTATTTCGCCATATTAAAGCAAAAGATCAAGAGCACAGCTGAGCGCCACTGCTTCTGCATAGATGAAGAGCTGGCATATGAGAA CTTCTATGCGGACTTTGGTCCCCTTAACCTGGCCATGTTTTATCGCTTCTGTTGCAAGCTGACAAAGAAGCTCAAG TCCATCACGCTGTCAAGGAAGAAGATCATCTTCTACACCTGTGGAGATCAGAAGAAACAAGCCAATGCTGCCTACCTGATCGGCTCATATGCA GTGATGAATCTAAACATGACGCCAGAGGAGGCCTACAGTCTGCTGGTGTCCAGGAATTCAACTTATATTCCATTCAG AGATGCTTCGTTTGGAACCTGCATGTACAATCTGAACATCCTCGATTGCCTTCGTGGTGTTTACAAG GCTCTGCAGTACGGCTGGCTCGACTTCTCCAAATTTGATGTGGAAGAATACGAGCACTATGAGAGGGCAGAAAATGGAGACTTGAACTGGATCATTCCAGGAAAGTTCCTCGCGTTCAGCGGGCCTCACCCAAAAAGCAAAATAGAGAATG GGTACCCTCTGCACGCTCCTGAGGCATACATCCCATACTTCAGGAATCACAACATCACCACTATCATCAGACTCAACAAGAAGATGTACGACGCCAGGCGTTTCACAGAATCTGGCTTCGAGCACCATGATCTGTTCTTCGTGGATGGGAGCACACCAAACGACACCATCGTCAGGAAGTTCCTCAACATCTGCGAGAACGCAGAAGGAGCCATTGCAGTGCACTGCAAAG ctggTCTGGGGAGGACTGGCACTCTGATTGCCTGTTACATGATGAAACATTACTGCCTGAGTGCTGCAGAAGCCATCGCCTGGATACGGATTTGCCGACCAGGGTCCATCATTGGACCTCAGCAGAACTTCATTGAAGA GAAGCAGAACGGTCTGTGGGCAGAGGGAGATGTTTTCCGAGAGAAGATGCTGAATGAACGAGAGAACGGAAAGATGGCTGTAACCAGGATCCTGTCTGGTGTGGATGACATAACCATTAACGGGAGCAACAAGAACAGGAcaacaaagaaagaagaaatggaCCTG TATAATGATGATGAGGAGAGAAATGGCCTCACACAGGGCGACAAACTGAGAGCCCTGAAGAGCAAGAGGCAGGCCAGATCGTCCTCCGGTTCACTATC acaagaaGAGAATAAGATTCACACCAGGTCATCATCACAGTCCCTAAG CAGGGTCATCTTACAGGCCAGTGTTCAGGGCTGTAAGGCCAGCGTCAACCCCTTGGCTctgtctgaccaatcagacaGCAGGAAGAGGACCAGAACCTCACTGCCAGCCaacggagtaggaggaag CTCCCTGTGCCACACCAGACTGGTCAGGTCCCTAGGCAACTTGCATGTAGTGGCTGGCGACAGGGACCCAATGTGTTGGGAGCCATGTGGCAGCCATAGAGACACGGCCAGTGCCACAGCCAACACAGGCACTCTCATCAACTTAAACATGGCACAGGCCCACATTCAG TCACTCCATACCCAAAGCTAG
- the cdc14b gene encoding dual specificity protein phosphatase CDC14B isoform X3 yields the protein MKRKSERRRAESRKKRCAAPNSSEAEPNSDIYTEITGMFKTVGKMTADDVSSRCIEFIKDQLYFAILKQKIKSTAERHCFCIDEELAYENFYADFGPLNLAMFYRFCCKLTKKLKSITLSRKKIIFYTCGDQKKQANAAYLIGSYAVMNLNMTPEEAYSLLVSRNSTYIPFRDASFGTCMYNLNILDCLRGVYKALQYGWLDFSKFDVEEYEHYERAENGDLNWIIPGKFLAFSGPHPKSKIENGYPLHAPEAYIPYFRNHNITTIIRLNKKMYDARRFTESGFEHHDLFFVDGSTPNDTIVRKFLNICENAEGAIAVHCKAGLGRTGTLIACYMMKHYCLSAAEAIAWIRICRPGSIIGPQQNFIEEKQNGLWAEGDVFREKMLNERENGKMAVTRILSGVDDITINGSNKNRTTKKEEMDLYNDDEERNGLTQGDKLRALKSKRQARSSSGSLSQEENKIHTRSSSQSLRVILQASVQGCKASVNPLALSDQSDSRKRTRTSLPANGVGGSSLCHTRLVRSLGNLHVVAGDRDPMCWEPCGSHRDTASATANTGTLINLNMAQAHIQTYCLQRT from the exons ATGAAACGCAAGAGCGAGAGGAGACGGGCAGAGTCGAGGAAAAAGCGCTGTGCAGCTCCCAACAGCTCAGAGGCGGAGCCTAACTCTGATATTTACACTGAGATAACAG GCATGTTCAAAACTGTGGGCAAGATGACCGCGGATGATGTTTCGTCAAGATGCATTGAGTTTATCAAGG atCAACTGTATTTCGCCATATTAAAGCAAAAGATCAAGAGCACAGCTGAGCGCCACTGCTTCTGCATAGATGAAGAGCTGGCATATGAGAA CTTCTATGCGGACTTTGGTCCCCTTAACCTGGCCATGTTTTATCGCTTCTGTTGCAAGCTGACAAAGAAGCTCAAG TCCATCACGCTGTCAAGGAAGAAGATCATCTTCTACACCTGTGGAGATCAGAAGAAACAAGCCAATGCTGCCTACCTGATCGGCTCATATGCA GTGATGAATCTAAACATGACGCCAGAGGAGGCCTACAGTCTGCTGGTGTCCAGGAATTCAACTTATATTCCATTCAG AGATGCTTCGTTTGGAACCTGCATGTACAATCTGAACATCCTCGATTGCCTTCGTGGTGTTTACAAG GCTCTGCAGTACGGCTGGCTCGACTTCTCCAAATTTGATGTGGAAGAATACGAGCACTATGAGAGGGCAGAAAATGGAGACTTGAACTGGATCATTCCAGGAAAGTTCCTCGCGTTCAGCGGGCCTCACCCAAAAAGCAAAATAGAGAATG GGTACCCTCTGCACGCTCCTGAGGCATACATCCCATACTTCAGGAATCACAACATCACCACTATCATCAGACTCAACAAGAAGATGTACGACGCCAGGCGTTTCACAGAATCTGGCTTCGAGCACCATGATCTGTTCTTCGTGGATGGGAGCACACCAAACGACACCATCGTCAGGAAGTTCCTCAACATCTGCGAGAACGCAGAAGGAGCCATTGCAGTGCACTGCAAAG ctggTCTGGGGAGGACTGGCACTCTGATTGCCTGTTACATGATGAAACATTACTGCCTGAGTGCTGCAGAAGCCATCGCCTGGATACGGATTTGCCGACCAGGGTCCATCATTGGACCTCAGCAGAACTTCATTGAAGA GAAGCAGAACGGTCTGTGGGCAGAGGGAGATGTTTTCCGAGAGAAGATGCTGAATGAACGAGAGAACGGAAAGATGGCTGTAACCAGGATCCTGTCTGGTGTGGATGACATAACCATTAACGGGAGCAACAAGAACAGGAcaacaaagaaagaagaaatggaCCTG TATAATGATGATGAGGAGAGAAATGGCCTCACACAGGGCGACAAACTGAGAGCCCTGAAGAGCAAGAGGCAGGCCAGATCGTCCTCCGGTTCACTATC acaagaaGAGAATAAGATTCACACCAGGTCATCATCACAGTCCCTAAG GGTCATCTTACAGGCCAGTGTTCAGGGCTGTAAGGCCAGCGTCAACCCCTTGGCTctgtctgaccaatcagacaGCAGGAAGAGGACCAGAACCTCACTGCCAGCCaacggagtaggaggaag CTCCCTGTGCCACACCAGACTGGTCAGGTCCCTAGGCAACTTGCATGTAGTGGCTGGCGACAGGGACCCAATGTGTTGGGAGCCATGTGGCAGCCATAGAGACACGGCCAGTGCCACAGCCAACACAGGCACTCTCATCAACTTAAACATGGCACAGGCCCACATTCAG ACGTACTGTCTCCAGAGGACGTAA
- the cdc14b gene encoding dual specificity protein phosphatase CDC14B isoform X7, producing the protein MKRKSERRRAESRKKRCAAPNSSEAEPNSDIYTEITGMFKTVGKMTADDVSSRCIEFIKDQLYFAILKQKIKSTAERHCFCIDEELAYENFYADFGPLNLAMFYRFCCKLTKKLKSITLSRKKIIFYTCGDQKKQANAAYLIGSYAVMNLNMTPEEAYSLLVSRNSTYIPFRDASFGTCMYNLNILDCLRGVYKALQYGWLDFSKFDVEEYEHYERAENGDLNWIIPGKFLAFSGPHPKSKIENGYPLHAPEAYIPYFRNHNITTIIRLNKKMYDARRFTESGFEHHDLFFVDGSTPNDTIVRKFLNICENAEGAIAVHCKAGLGRTGTLIACYMMKHYCLSAAEAIAWIRICRPGSIIGPQQNFIEEKQNGLWAEGDVFREKMLNERENGKMAVTRILSGVDDITINGSNKNRTTKKEEMDLYNDDEERNGLTQGDKLRALKSKRQARSSSGSLSQEENKIHTRSSSQSLSRVILQASVQGCKASVNPLALSDQSDSRKRTRTSLPANGVGGRRTVSRGRKARSSLQSIRFSRLCHSIPKARAPLLR; encoded by the exons ATGAAACGCAAGAGCGAGAGGAGACGGGCAGAGTCGAGGAAAAAGCGCTGTGCAGCTCCCAACAGCTCAGAGGCGGAGCCTAACTCTGATATTTACACTGAGATAACAG GCATGTTCAAAACTGTGGGCAAGATGACCGCGGATGATGTTTCGTCAAGATGCATTGAGTTTATCAAGG atCAACTGTATTTCGCCATATTAAAGCAAAAGATCAAGAGCACAGCTGAGCGCCACTGCTTCTGCATAGATGAAGAGCTGGCATATGAGAA CTTCTATGCGGACTTTGGTCCCCTTAACCTGGCCATGTTTTATCGCTTCTGTTGCAAGCTGACAAAGAAGCTCAAG TCCATCACGCTGTCAAGGAAGAAGATCATCTTCTACACCTGTGGAGATCAGAAGAAACAAGCCAATGCTGCCTACCTGATCGGCTCATATGCA GTGATGAATCTAAACATGACGCCAGAGGAGGCCTACAGTCTGCTGGTGTCCAGGAATTCAACTTATATTCCATTCAG AGATGCTTCGTTTGGAACCTGCATGTACAATCTGAACATCCTCGATTGCCTTCGTGGTGTTTACAAG GCTCTGCAGTACGGCTGGCTCGACTTCTCCAAATTTGATGTGGAAGAATACGAGCACTATGAGAGGGCAGAAAATGGAGACTTGAACTGGATCATTCCAGGAAAGTTCCTCGCGTTCAGCGGGCCTCACCCAAAAAGCAAAATAGAGAATG GGTACCCTCTGCACGCTCCTGAGGCATACATCCCATACTTCAGGAATCACAACATCACCACTATCATCAGACTCAACAAGAAGATGTACGACGCCAGGCGTTTCACAGAATCTGGCTTCGAGCACCATGATCTGTTCTTCGTGGATGGGAGCACACCAAACGACACCATCGTCAGGAAGTTCCTCAACATCTGCGAGAACGCAGAAGGAGCCATTGCAGTGCACTGCAAAG ctggTCTGGGGAGGACTGGCACTCTGATTGCCTGTTACATGATGAAACATTACTGCCTGAGTGCTGCAGAAGCCATCGCCTGGATACGGATTTGCCGACCAGGGTCCATCATTGGACCTCAGCAGAACTTCATTGAAGA GAAGCAGAACGGTCTGTGGGCAGAGGGAGATGTTTTCCGAGAGAAGATGCTGAATGAACGAGAGAACGGAAAGATGGCTGTAACCAGGATCCTGTCTGGTGTGGATGACATAACCATTAACGGGAGCAACAAGAACAGGAcaacaaagaaagaagaaatggaCCTG TATAATGATGATGAGGAGAGAAATGGCCTCACACAGGGCGACAAACTGAGAGCCCTGAAGAGCAAGAGGCAGGCCAGATCGTCCTCCGGTTCACTATC acaagaaGAGAATAAGATTCACACCAGGTCATCATCACAGTCCCTAAG CAGGGTCATCTTACAGGCCAGTGTTCAGGGCTGTAAGGCCAGCGTCAACCCCTTGGCTctgtctgaccaatcagacaGCAGGAAGAGGACCAGAACCTCACTGCCAGCCaacggagtaggaggaag ACGTACTGTCTCCAGAGGACGTAAAGCTCGCAGCTCTTTGCAATCAATTCGGTTTTCCAGGCTATG TCACTCCATACCCAAAGCTAGAGCTCCTCTACTTCGGTGA
- the cdc14b gene encoding dual specificity protein phosphatase CDC14B isoform X1 → MKRKSERRRAESRKKRCAAPNSSEAEPNSDIYTEITGMFKTVGKMTADDVSSRCIEFIKDQLYFAILKQKIKSTAERHCFCIDEELAYENFYADFGPLNLAMFYRFCCKLTKKLKSITLSRKKIIFYTCGDQKKQANAAYLIGSYAVMNLNMTPEEAYSLLVSRNSTYIPFRDASFGTCMYNLNILDCLRGVYKALQYGWLDFSKFDVEEYEHYERAENGDLNWIIPGKFLAFSGPHPKSKIENGYPLHAPEAYIPYFRNHNITTIIRLNKKMYDARRFTESGFEHHDLFFVDGSTPNDTIVRKFLNICENAEGAIAVHCKAGLGRTGTLIACYMMKHYCLSAAEAIAWIRICRPGSIIGPQQNFIEEKQNGLWAEGDVFREKMLNERENGKMAVTRILSGVDDITINGSNKNRTTKKEEMDLYNDDEERNGLTQGDKLRALKSKRQARSSSGSLSQEENKIHTRSSSQSLSRVILQASVQGCKASVNPLALSDQSDSRKRTRTSLPANGVGGSSLCHTRLVRSLGNLHVVAGDRDPMCWEPCGSHRDTASATANTGTLINLNMAQAHIQTYCLQRT, encoded by the exons ATGAAACGCAAGAGCGAGAGGAGACGGGCAGAGTCGAGGAAAAAGCGCTGTGCAGCTCCCAACAGCTCAGAGGCGGAGCCTAACTCTGATATTTACACTGAGATAACAG GCATGTTCAAAACTGTGGGCAAGATGACCGCGGATGATGTTTCGTCAAGATGCATTGAGTTTATCAAGG atCAACTGTATTTCGCCATATTAAAGCAAAAGATCAAGAGCACAGCTGAGCGCCACTGCTTCTGCATAGATGAAGAGCTGGCATATGAGAA CTTCTATGCGGACTTTGGTCCCCTTAACCTGGCCATGTTTTATCGCTTCTGTTGCAAGCTGACAAAGAAGCTCAAG TCCATCACGCTGTCAAGGAAGAAGATCATCTTCTACACCTGTGGAGATCAGAAGAAACAAGCCAATGCTGCCTACCTGATCGGCTCATATGCA GTGATGAATCTAAACATGACGCCAGAGGAGGCCTACAGTCTGCTGGTGTCCAGGAATTCAACTTATATTCCATTCAG AGATGCTTCGTTTGGAACCTGCATGTACAATCTGAACATCCTCGATTGCCTTCGTGGTGTTTACAAG GCTCTGCAGTACGGCTGGCTCGACTTCTCCAAATTTGATGTGGAAGAATACGAGCACTATGAGAGGGCAGAAAATGGAGACTTGAACTGGATCATTCCAGGAAAGTTCCTCGCGTTCAGCGGGCCTCACCCAAAAAGCAAAATAGAGAATG GGTACCCTCTGCACGCTCCTGAGGCATACATCCCATACTTCAGGAATCACAACATCACCACTATCATCAGACTCAACAAGAAGATGTACGACGCCAGGCGTTTCACAGAATCTGGCTTCGAGCACCATGATCTGTTCTTCGTGGATGGGAGCACACCAAACGACACCATCGTCAGGAAGTTCCTCAACATCTGCGAGAACGCAGAAGGAGCCATTGCAGTGCACTGCAAAG ctggTCTGGGGAGGACTGGCACTCTGATTGCCTGTTACATGATGAAACATTACTGCCTGAGTGCTGCAGAAGCCATCGCCTGGATACGGATTTGCCGACCAGGGTCCATCATTGGACCTCAGCAGAACTTCATTGAAGA GAAGCAGAACGGTCTGTGGGCAGAGGGAGATGTTTTCCGAGAGAAGATGCTGAATGAACGAGAGAACGGAAAGATGGCTGTAACCAGGATCCTGTCTGGTGTGGATGACATAACCATTAACGGGAGCAACAAGAACAGGAcaacaaagaaagaagaaatggaCCTG TATAATGATGATGAGGAGAGAAATGGCCTCACACAGGGCGACAAACTGAGAGCCCTGAAGAGCAAGAGGCAGGCCAGATCGTCCTCCGGTTCACTATC acaagaaGAGAATAAGATTCACACCAGGTCATCATCACAGTCCCTAAG CAGGGTCATCTTACAGGCCAGTGTTCAGGGCTGTAAGGCCAGCGTCAACCCCTTGGCTctgtctgaccaatcagacaGCAGGAAGAGGACCAGAACCTCACTGCCAGCCaacggagtaggaggaag CTCCCTGTGCCACACCAGACTGGTCAGGTCCCTAGGCAACTTGCATGTAGTGGCTGGCGACAGGGACCCAATGTGTTGGGAGCCATGTGGCAGCCATAGAGACACGGCCAGTGCCACAGCCAACACAGGCACTCTCATCAACTTAAACATGGCACAGGCCCACATTCAG ACGTACTGTCTCCAGAGGACGTAA
- the cdc14b gene encoding dual specificity protein phosphatase CDC14B isoform X6 yields MKRKSERRRAESRKKRCAAPNSSEAEPNSDIYTEITDQLYFAILKQKIKSTAERHCFCIDEELAYENFYADFGPLNLAMFYRFCCKLTKKLKSITLSRKKIIFYTCGDQKKQANAAYLIGSYAVMNLNMTPEEAYSLLVSRNSTYIPFRDASFGTCMYNLNILDCLRGVYKALQYGWLDFSKFDVEEYEHYERAENGDLNWIIPGKFLAFSGPHPKSKIENGYPLHAPEAYIPYFRNHNITTIIRLNKKMYDARRFTESGFEHHDLFFVDGSTPNDTIVRKFLNICENAEGAIAVHCKAGLGRTGTLIACYMMKHYCLSAAEAIAWIRICRPGSIIGPQQNFIEEKQNGLWAEGDVFREKMLNERENGKMAVTRILSGVDDITINGSNKNRTTKKEEMDLYNDDEERNGLTQGDKLRALKSKRQARSSSGSLSQEENKIHTRSSSQSLRVILQASVQGCKASVNPLALSDQSDSRKRTRTSLPANGVGGSSLCHTRLVRSLGNLHVVAGDRDPMCWEPCGSHRDTASATANTGTLINLNMAQAHIQTYCLQRT; encoded by the exons ATGAAACGCAAGAGCGAGAGGAGACGGGCAGAGTCGAGGAAAAAGCGCTGTGCAGCTCCCAACAGCTCAGAGGCGGAGCCTAACTCTGATATTTACACTGAGATAACAG atCAACTGTATTTCGCCATATTAAAGCAAAAGATCAAGAGCACAGCTGAGCGCCACTGCTTCTGCATAGATGAAGAGCTGGCATATGAGAA CTTCTATGCGGACTTTGGTCCCCTTAACCTGGCCATGTTTTATCGCTTCTGTTGCAAGCTGACAAAGAAGCTCAAG TCCATCACGCTGTCAAGGAAGAAGATCATCTTCTACACCTGTGGAGATCAGAAGAAACAAGCCAATGCTGCCTACCTGATCGGCTCATATGCA GTGATGAATCTAAACATGACGCCAGAGGAGGCCTACAGTCTGCTGGTGTCCAGGAATTCAACTTATATTCCATTCAG AGATGCTTCGTTTGGAACCTGCATGTACAATCTGAACATCCTCGATTGCCTTCGTGGTGTTTACAAG GCTCTGCAGTACGGCTGGCTCGACTTCTCCAAATTTGATGTGGAAGAATACGAGCACTATGAGAGGGCAGAAAATGGAGACTTGAACTGGATCATTCCAGGAAAGTTCCTCGCGTTCAGCGGGCCTCACCCAAAAAGCAAAATAGAGAATG GGTACCCTCTGCACGCTCCTGAGGCATACATCCCATACTTCAGGAATCACAACATCACCACTATCATCAGACTCAACAAGAAGATGTACGACGCCAGGCGTTTCACAGAATCTGGCTTCGAGCACCATGATCTGTTCTTCGTGGATGGGAGCACACCAAACGACACCATCGTCAGGAAGTTCCTCAACATCTGCGAGAACGCAGAAGGAGCCATTGCAGTGCACTGCAAAG ctggTCTGGGGAGGACTGGCACTCTGATTGCCTGTTACATGATGAAACATTACTGCCTGAGTGCTGCAGAAGCCATCGCCTGGATACGGATTTGCCGACCAGGGTCCATCATTGGACCTCAGCAGAACTTCATTGAAGA GAAGCAGAACGGTCTGTGGGCAGAGGGAGATGTTTTCCGAGAGAAGATGCTGAATGAACGAGAGAACGGAAAGATGGCTGTAACCAGGATCCTGTCTGGTGTGGATGACATAACCATTAACGGGAGCAACAAGAACAGGAcaacaaagaaagaagaaatggaCCTG TATAATGATGATGAGGAGAGAAATGGCCTCACACAGGGCGACAAACTGAGAGCCCTGAAGAGCAAGAGGCAGGCCAGATCGTCCTCCGGTTCACTATC acaagaaGAGAATAAGATTCACACCAGGTCATCATCACAGTCCCTAAG GGTCATCTTACAGGCCAGTGTTCAGGGCTGTAAGGCCAGCGTCAACCCCTTGGCTctgtctgaccaatcagacaGCAGGAAGAGGACCAGAACCTCACTGCCAGCCaacggagtaggaggaag CTCCCTGTGCCACACCAGACTGGTCAGGTCCCTAGGCAACTTGCATGTAGTGGCTGGCGACAGGGACCCAATGTGTTGGGAGCCATGTGGCAGCCATAGAGACACGGCCAGTGCCACAGCCAACACAGGCACTCTCATCAACTTAAACATGGCACAGGCCCACATTCAG ACGTACTGTCTCCAGAGGACGTAA
- the cdc14b gene encoding dual specificity protein phosphatase CDC14B isoform X8, with amino-acid sequence MKRKSERRRAESRKKRCAAPNSSEAEPNSDIYTEITGMFKTVGKMTADDVSSRCIEFIKDQLYFAILKQKIKSTAERHCFCIDEELAYENFYADFGPLNLAMFYRFCCKLTKKLKSITLSRKKIIFYTCGDQKKQANAAYLIGSYAVMNLNMTPEEAYSLLVSRNSTYIPFRDASFGTCMYNLNILDCLRGVYKALQYGWLDFSKFDVEEYEHYERAENGDLNWIIPGKFLAFSGPHPKSKIENGYPLHAPEAYIPYFRNHNITTIIRLNKKMYDARRFTESGFEHHDLFFVDGSTPNDTIVRKFLNICENAEGAIAVHCKAGLGRTGTLIACYMMKHYCLSAAEAIAWIRICRPGSIIGPQQNFIEEKQNGLWAEGDVFREKMLNERENGKMAVTRILSGVDDITINGSNKNRTTKKEEMDLYNDDEERNGLTQGDKLRALKSKRQARSSSGSLSQEENKIHTRSSSQSLRVILQASVQGCKASVNPLALSDQSDSRKRTRTSLPANGVGGRRTVSRGRKARSSLQSIRFSRLCHSIPKARAPLLR; translated from the exons ATGAAACGCAAGAGCGAGAGGAGACGGGCAGAGTCGAGGAAAAAGCGCTGTGCAGCTCCCAACAGCTCAGAGGCGGAGCCTAACTCTGATATTTACACTGAGATAACAG GCATGTTCAAAACTGTGGGCAAGATGACCGCGGATGATGTTTCGTCAAGATGCATTGAGTTTATCAAGG atCAACTGTATTTCGCCATATTAAAGCAAAAGATCAAGAGCACAGCTGAGCGCCACTGCTTCTGCATAGATGAAGAGCTGGCATATGAGAA CTTCTATGCGGACTTTGGTCCCCTTAACCTGGCCATGTTTTATCGCTTCTGTTGCAAGCTGACAAAGAAGCTCAAG TCCATCACGCTGTCAAGGAAGAAGATCATCTTCTACACCTGTGGAGATCAGAAGAAACAAGCCAATGCTGCCTACCTGATCGGCTCATATGCA GTGATGAATCTAAACATGACGCCAGAGGAGGCCTACAGTCTGCTGGTGTCCAGGAATTCAACTTATATTCCATTCAG AGATGCTTCGTTTGGAACCTGCATGTACAATCTGAACATCCTCGATTGCCTTCGTGGTGTTTACAAG GCTCTGCAGTACGGCTGGCTCGACTTCTCCAAATTTGATGTGGAAGAATACGAGCACTATGAGAGGGCAGAAAATGGAGACTTGAACTGGATCATTCCAGGAAAGTTCCTCGCGTTCAGCGGGCCTCACCCAAAAAGCAAAATAGAGAATG GGTACCCTCTGCACGCTCCTGAGGCATACATCCCATACTTCAGGAATCACAACATCACCACTATCATCAGACTCAACAAGAAGATGTACGACGCCAGGCGTTTCACAGAATCTGGCTTCGAGCACCATGATCTGTTCTTCGTGGATGGGAGCACACCAAACGACACCATCGTCAGGAAGTTCCTCAACATCTGCGAGAACGCAGAAGGAGCCATTGCAGTGCACTGCAAAG ctggTCTGGGGAGGACTGGCACTCTGATTGCCTGTTACATGATGAAACATTACTGCCTGAGTGCTGCAGAAGCCATCGCCTGGATACGGATTTGCCGACCAGGGTCCATCATTGGACCTCAGCAGAACTTCATTGAAGA GAAGCAGAACGGTCTGTGGGCAGAGGGAGATGTTTTCCGAGAGAAGATGCTGAATGAACGAGAGAACGGAAAGATGGCTGTAACCAGGATCCTGTCTGGTGTGGATGACATAACCATTAACGGGAGCAACAAGAACAGGAcaacaaagaaagaagaaatggaCCTG TATAATGATGATGAGGAGAGAAATGGCCTCACACAGGGCGACAAACTGAGAGCCCTGAAGAGCAAGAGGCAGGCCAGATCGTCCTCCGGTTCACTATC acaagaaGAGAATAAGATTCACACCAGGTCATCATCACAGTCCCTAAG GGTCATCTTACAGGCCAGTGTTCAGGGCTGTAAGGCCAGCGTCAACCCCTTGGCTctgtctgaccaatcagacaGCAGGAAGAGGACCAGAACCTCACTGCCAGCCaacggagtaggaggaag ACGTACTGTCTCCAGAGGACGTAAAGCTCGCAGCTCTTTGCAATCAATTCGGTTTTCCAGGCTATG TCACTCCATACCCAAAGCTAGAGCTCCTCTACTTCGGTGA